In the genome of Longimicrobium sp., the window GTGCCCATGGCCGAGGTGGAGGCGGGGGTGCGGCGGGTGCTGCAGCGGTTCGAGACCAACCCGCAGTTCCTGGTGGTGCCGCTCTTCCGGGTGGCCGTGGCGGGCGAGGTGCGCCAGCCCGACCTGCTGCTGGTGAGGCCCGAGGTCACCCTCATGCAGGCCGTCGCGCAGGCCGGCGGCGTCACCGAGCGCGGCCGGCTGGACCGGGTGCACCTGGTGCGCGGCGGACAGGACCGCGTCCTGGACCTCACCCGTCCCGGCACGGGCGACATCCCGGTCCGTTCCGGCGACCAGATCCGCGTGGACCGCAGGGTCTCCGTCTTCCGGGAGTACGTGGCGCCCGCCGCCAGCGTGGTGGCCGCCCTGGCGGCCGTGGCCCGTCTGTTCATCTCGAATAATTCTTCCGCACCGAAGCAGTAGAGGTACCGATGCCGCTCTCCAACGATTCCGGGGGCAGGGCCGGGCCCGTCGTTCCCGCCCTGCGCGTGGCGCGTACGCCCGTGGCGCCGGCCGATCCGGCCGTCGACGTGGCCGGTCCCGAGACCGCCGTGCTGGCCGTAGACCTTCACGCCCTGCTGGGCGTGTTCCGCCGCCACGTGCGCCTGATCGCCGCGGTGGCGCTGGCCTGCACGGGGCTGGCGTTCTGGTACGCACGCTCGCGCCCGCCCCAGTACGAGTCCGACGCCCGCATCCGGGTGGCCGACCTTCGCCGCTCGCTCACGGGCGGCATCGA includes:
- a CDS encoding polysaccharide biosynthesis/export family protein, which translates into the protein MKRLRPWSAPLRGLIVLMVFAAAPRLQAQVAPEAPVLRPGDLVRITVWKNDALSGEFEVGGDSAVAHPIYREVRAAGVPMAEVEAGVRRVLQRFETNPQFLVVPLFRVAVAGEVRQPDLLLVRPEVTLMQAVAQAGGVTERGRLDRVHLVRGGQDRVLDLTRPGTGDIPVRSGDQIRVDRRVSVFREYVAPAASVVAALAAVARLFISNNSSAPKQ